Proteins encoded within one genomic window of Schaalia sp. HMT-172:
- the infB gene encoding translation initiation factor IF-2 — protein MAKLRVHELAKELGITSKELMGHLKEAGEFVKSSSSSLEPPVVRQMREKFAAAPKSKKADAKAAPKAPKPGAAKPAANKPAAPKAAAPAAHTPETPAPKPAPKADSPKPGAPKPGARKSDTAPKPRAKKSDGAPKPAGRKNAEGGAPKPAPRRGDAPRPARPGAPRPGGPRPGNNPYASSQGMPRPGGSGNGGPRPGAPRPGGSGNGGPRPGAPRPGGSGNGGPRPGAPRPGGSGNGGPRPGAPRPGGNRPNPGMMPGQANFARNAATGSGSAERGGGRGGRGRGGARPGAGAGAGNGAPQNNGGGFGPRGGGRGGRGSTPGAFGRGGGRSQRGRKSKRAKRQEYEQQNAPVIGGVSIPRGNGAQIRIRQGASLADLAEKIDVNPAALVTVLFALGEMATATQSLDQDTFEALGAELGYDVKVVSPEDEDRELLESFDIDLEAEELDDADNMVPRPPVVTVMGHVDHGKTKLLDAIRHTDVVDTEHGGITQHIGAYQVKVTAEDGTRRPITFIDTPGHEAFTAMRARGAQVTDIAILVVAADDGVMPQTVEAINHAQAAGVPIVVAVNKVDKEGANPEKIRSQLTEYGLVAEEYGGDVMFVNISAKQRTGIRELLEAVLLTADAALTLEANPNTDARGVAIEANLDKGRGAVATMLVQRGTLHVGDSLVVGSSYGRVRAMFDDAGHDVSEAGPSTPVAVLGLTSVPRAGDSFLVAPDDRTARQIADKREAAERQALLAKRRKRVSLEDFDKVLAEGEVDTLNLVIKGDVSGAVEALEDSLLRIDVGDEVALRIIHRGVGAITQNDVNLATVDNAVIIGFNVRPAERVAEMADAEGVEIKYYNVIYSAIDDIEAALKGMLKPIYEEVQLGTAEIRQVFRSGKFGNIAGSIVRSGTIKRGTKARLVRDGVVVADNLEIASLRREKDDVTEVREGYECGITLGYKDIAEGDIIETWEMREKARD, from the coding sequence GTGGCAAAGTTGCGTGTCCACGAGCTCGCCAAAGAGCTCGGAATCACCAGCAAAGAACTGATGGGTCACCTGAAGGAAGCAGGTGAATTCGTCAAGTCGTCCTCGTCCTCGCTCGAGCCGCCCGTCGTGCGGCAGATGCGCGAGAAGTTCGCGGCGGCACCCAAGAGCAAGAAGGCGGACGCAAAGGCCGCCCCCAAGGCGCCCAAGCCGGGCGCCGCCAAGCCGGCGGCGAATAAGCCCGCAGCGCCCAAGGCCGCGGCCCCCGCGGCGCACACCCCCGAGACACCCGCGCCCAAGCCGGCACCCAAGGCCGACTCTCCCAAGCCCGGCGCCCCCAAGCCCGGTGCGCGCAAGAGCGACACCGCGCCCAAGCCTCGTGCCAAGAAGTCCGACGGCGCGCCCAAGCCCGCCGGCCGCAAGAACGCGGAAGGTGGCGCCCCCAAGCCCGCGCCGCGTCGCGGCGACGCCCCGCGTCCCGCCCGCCCCGGAGCGCCCCGGCCCGGCGGCCCGCGCCCCGGCAACAACCCCTACGCCTCCTCCCAGGGCATGCCCCGCCCGGGTGGCTCCGGCAACGGAGGCCCGCGTCCTGGCGCCCCGCGCCCGGGTGGCTCCGGCAACGGCGGCCCGCGTCCCGGCGCCCCGCGCCCGGGTGGCTCCGGCAACGGCGGCCCGCGTCCCGGCGCCCCGCGCCCGGGTGGCTCCGGCAACGGCGGTCCCCGTCCCGGCGCCCCGCGCCCCGGCGGCAACCGCCCCAACCCGGGCATGATGCCCGGCCAGGCCAACTTCGCCCGCAACGCTGCCACCGGTAGCGGCTCCGCAGAGCGCGGCGGCGGTCGCGGCGGTCGCGGTCGCGGCGGCGCGCGTCCCGGCGCGGGCGCAGGCGCAGGCAACGGCGCACCCCAGAACAACGGCGGTGGCTTCGGCCCCCGCGGTGGCGGTCGCGGCGGACGCGGCTCCACTCCCGGCGCATTCGGTCGCGGAGGCGGCCGCTCGCAGCGCGGACGCAAGTCGAAGCGCGCGAAGCGTCAAGAGTACGAGCAGCAGAATGCGCCGGTCATCGGCGGCGTCTCGATCCCGCGCGGTAACGGCGCGCAGATCCGCATCCGCCAGGGCGCGTCCCTGGCCGACCTCGCCGAAAAGATCGACGTCAACCCTGCAGCGCTCGTGACGGTCCTCTTCGCCCTGGGCGAGATGGCCACCGCCACGCAGTCCCTCGACCAGGACACCTTCGAGGCCCTGGGCGCCGAGCTCGGCTACGACGTCAAGGTCGTCTCCCCCGAGGACGAGGACCGCGAGCTGCTCGAGTCCTTCGACATCGACCTCGAGGCCGAAGAACTCGACGACGCCGACAACATGGTGCCGCGTCCCCCGGTCGTCACCGTCATGGGTCACGTCGACCACGGTAAGACCAAGCTCCTCGACGCGATCCGACACACGGACGTCGTCGACACCGAGCACGGCGGCATTACTCAGCACATCGGCGCCTACCAGGTCAAGGTCACGGCTGAGGACGGCACGCGTCGCCCGATCACCTTCATCGACACCCCCGGTCACGAGGCCTTTACGGCCATGCGTGCCCGTGGCGCCCAGGTCACCGACATCGCGATCCTCGTGGTCGCCGCCGATGACGGCGTCATGCCCCAGACGGTGGAGGCCATCAACCACGCGCAGGCCGCCGGCGTTCCGATCGTCGTCGCGGTCAACAAGGTCGATAAGGAAGGCGCGAACCCGGAAAAGATCCGCTCCCAGCTCACCGAGTACGGGCTTGTCGCGGAGGAATACGGCGGCGACGTCATGTTCGTCAACATCTCCGCCAAGCAGCGCACGGGCATCCGCGAGCTGCTCGAGGCCGTCCTGCTGACCGCCGACGCGGCGCTGACCCTCGAGGCCAACCCGAACACCGACGCGCGCGGTGTCGCCATCGAAGCGAACCTGGACAAGGGGCGCGGCGCAGTCGCGACCATGCTGGTTCAGCGTGGCACGCTCCACGTCGGCGACTCCCTCGTGGTCGGCTCCTCCTACGGTCGCGTGCGCGCCATGTTCGACGACGCCGGTCACGACGTCTCCGAGGCTGGTCCGTCGACCCCCGTCGCGGTCCTCGGTCTGACGTCCGTTCCGCGCGCCGGCGATTCCTTCCTGGTCGCGCCCGATGACCGCACGGCCCGCCAGATCGCCGACAAGCGTGAGGCTGCCGAGCGTCAGGCCCTGCTGGCTAAGCGCCGCAAGCGCGTCTCCCTGGAGGACTTCGACAAGGTCCTGGCCGAGGGCGAGGTTGACACCCTCAACCTGGTCATCAAGGGCGACGTGTCCGGTGCCGTCGAGGCCCTGGAAGACTCGCTGCTGCGCATCGACGTGGGCGACGAGGTCGCGCTGCGTATCATCCACCGCGGTGTCGGTGCGATTACGCAGAACGACGTCAACCTGGCGACCGTCGACAACGCAGTCATCATCGGCTTCAACGTCCGTCCCGCCGAGCGCGTGGCCGAGATGGCGGATGCCGAGGGCGTCGAGATCAAGTACTACAACGTCATCTACTCTGCGATCGACGACATTGAGGCTGCCCTCAAGGGCATGCTCAAGCCGATCTACGAGGAGGTCCAGCTGGGTACCGCGGAGATCCGCCAGGTCTTCCGCTCCGGCAAGTTCGGCAACATCGCCGGTTCGATCGTCCGTTCCGGTACGATCAAGCGCGGCACCAAGGCTCGCCTGGTGCGCGACGGCGTCGTTGTCGCTGACAACCTCGAGATCGCGTCCCTGCGTCGCGAGAAGGACGACGTCACCGAGGTCCGCGAGGGCTACGAGTGCGGTATCACCCTGGGCTACAAGGACATCGCCGAAGGCGACATCATTGAGACCTGGGAGATGCGCGAGAAGGCTCGTGACTGA
- a CDS encoding YlxR family protein, producing MSYPVPPEPTTGPQRTCIGCGTRAHRTALVRIVRSPDGAIHLDRTATLPGRGAWIHPDRGCVQRARARRALARAFRTGNLPESVWDDVEELITTQ from the coding sequence GTGTCGTATCCCGTGCCGCCTGAGCCCACCACCGGGCCCCAGCGCACCTGCATCGGATGCGGTACTCGCGCGCACCGAACCGCCCTCGTGCGGATCGTGCGTTCGCCGGACGGCGCGATTCACCTCGACCGAACGGCGACTCTTCCAGGCCGAGGAGCGTGGATCCACCCCGACAGGGGATGCGTCCAGCGAGCCCGAGCCAGGCGAGCCCTCGCGCGTGCCTTCCGGACGGGGAACCTGCCGGAGAGCGTGTGGGACGACGTGGAGGAGCTGATCACTACCCAGTGA
- the nusA gene encoding transcription termination factor NusA gives MEIDMTALRMVENEKGVSLETLVDAIEEALLKAYHNLPGAISQARIEIDKKTGRVTVMAMDEDEDGNPIGEFDDTPKNFGRIAQSTARSVIMQRLRDADDQRVFGDFAGREGQIITGTVQAPRPGRPTMVQVSDDFEAVLPDGEKVPGESYRHGDRIRAYIVGVERTERGPRITLSRTHPNLVAGLFQREVPEIQQGLVKIKAIAREAGHRTKIAVAATREGINAKGACIGPMGARVRSVMAELGGEKIDIVDYSDDPARFVANALSPARVTRVVVHSIDNRTATAIVPDFQLSLAIGKEGQNARLAARLTNYHIDIHADTETGDDATASRVSTPDDVTSRS, from the coding sequence ATGGAAATCGATATGACCGCTCTGCGGATGGTGGAAAACGAGAAGGGCGTCAGCCTCGAAACCCTCGTCGACGCCATCGAAGAGGCGCTGCTCAAGGCGTACCACAACCTGCCCGGCGCGATCTCCCAGGCCCGCATCGAAATCGACAAGAAGACCGGCCGCGTCACCGTCATGGCCATGGATGAGGATGAGGACGGCAACCCGATCGGCGAGTTCGACGACACGCCTAAGAACTTCGGGCGCATCGCCCAGTCCACGGCGCGCTCCGTCATCATGCAGCGCCTGCGCGACGCTGACGACCAGCGGGTCTTCGGCGACTTCGCCGGGCGTGAAGGCCAGATCATCACGGGCACCGTCCAGGCCCCGCGCCCCGGCCGCCCCACCATGGTCCAGGTCTCCGACGACTTCGAGGCCGTCCTGCCCGACGGCGAAAAGGTCCCTGGCGAGTCCTACCGTCACGGCGACCGCATCCGCGCCTACATCGTGGGCGTCGAGCGCACCGAACGCGGTCCTCGCATCACCCTGTCGCGCACACACCCCAACCTCGTGGCCGGCCTCTTCCAGCGCGAGGTCCCGGAAATCCAGCAGGGCCTCGTCAAGATCAAAGCCATCGCCCGCGAAGCCGGACACCGCACCAAGATCGCCGTGGCCGCCACCCGCGAAGGCATCAACGCCAAGGGTGCCTGCATCGGCCCCATGGGTGCCCGTGTGCGCTCCGTCATGGCCGAGCTCGGCGGCGAAAAGATCGACATTGTCGACTACTCCGACGACCCGGCGCGCTTCGTCGCCAACGCGCTGTCCCCGGCGCGGGTGACCCGCGTCGTCGTCCACTCCATCGACAACCGCACCGCGACCGCGATCGTCCCCGACTTCCAGCTCTCACTCGCCATCGGCAAGGAGGGACAGAACGCCCGTCTCGCCGCGCGCCTGACGAACTACCACATCGACATTCACGCCGACACGGAGACCGGCGACGACGCGACCGCCTCGCGCGTCTCCACCCCCGACGACGTGACAAGTCGCTCATAG
- the rimP gene encoding ribosome maturation factor RimP, producing the protein MGTSTTDGPLQELLAPVVAASGLELDSVTRTRSDAMPLLRVVVEAPIGADGIDSDTLADVSRAVSKALDAADPIDGEYLLEVSTPGAERELTKVGHWKRQVGRLVRVKLRAGGYVSGRVIDAGETSATIDVDGEATTIDYSDMRKARSRVDFGTGK; encoded by the coding sequence ATGGGAACGTCCACGACAGACGGACCGCTCCAGGAGCTGCTGGCTCCCGTGGTCGCAGCATCGGGACTGGAACTGGATTCGGTGACCCGCACGCGCTCCGACGCGATGCCGCTCCTGCGGGTCGTCGTCGAAGCCCCGATCGGTGCCGACGGCATCGACTCAGACACCCTCGCGGACGTCTCCCGCGCCGTGTCAAAGGCCCTGGACGCCGCCGACCCGATCGACGGTGAGTACCTGCTGGAAGTCTCCACCCCCGGAGCCGAGCGCGAACTCACCAAGGTCGGCCACTGGAAGCGCCAGGTCGGACGCCTCGTGCGCGTCAAGCTGCGCGCGGGCGGCTACGTCTCCGGGCGCGTCATCGACGCGGGCGAGACCAGCGCAACGATCGATGTCGACGGCGAAGCGACTACCATTGACTATTCTGACATGAGGAAGGCGCGCTCCCGCGTCGACTTTGGAACGGGGAAGTAG